cttgtactatacaACCtatttacctgccaaatttcatgattctaggtcaacgggaaataccttataggacggacggacggacagacagacagacaacgaagtgatcctataagggttcgttttttcctgttgaggtacggaaccctaaaaacaggtcAAGTGACAATCTGACTCCGTTCCGTTCCGTGCCATCGCACAAGAAagtcggccattttgaaatttgtataatttATTGGTATAAAAAAACactatgtgaaaatttcaactctacctattacgggttcatgagatacagacagacacacggacAACGGAAGGTTAATAAGAGGGTCCCCTAAGCACCCTTTCGATtacagaactctaaaaatgaTGGTCTCTAATATTccagtaataataattgttgtaaatgtaaataaaaagctgtgatagcctagtggttaggatgtccaccttctaatcggaggtcacaggtttgatcccgggcacgcacctcttacttgtcggagttatgtgcgttttaagtaataattaaatatcacttgctttaacggtgaaggaaaacatcgtgaggaaacctgcatgcctgagggcctataatgttctcaaaggtgagtctgtggacagcgtggtggactatatcctaaacccttctcattctgacttGTAAGTAGGCCGGCAAttggttgagatgatgatgatgctaatattaattactttaatgtagtatttgtgaagtctaccaatccgcacacggtagactatagccaaaacccttctctctgagaggagacccgtgctcggtagtgagttggcgatgggttgatcatgatgatgattaataaatGTTGTAACGAAAATAGTGTTCATATTGCGAACTGGTATTGCCAATTTGCTTGCATGCTGATTTAGCGGATTCTACAATAAAATTAGCTGACGCGATAAATAACTCAATCAGTTTCTATTGCTATGGAAAAAGTATACTTAAAAGATCGCACGTATCGATATTTTACATTAAGTATGATCtacctacactaatattatagagataaaGTTGGGATGTAGAAGGTAGAAGTAATTCGcaaaactacctacttatccaatttttaaaattctgttaCTGATGCATAGCTAGTAGCTACATTATCAATTTATcaattataaatgagaaagtttgttggtttgtccttcaatcacgttgcaacgtagcaacggattgacgtgattttttgcaggggGTATAGTTAGAGAGTGCCATAAGTTACTCTTTATTCCAGAAATCCTAGAattctcacgagatttttacaaaaacctaattccacgcgaaaaaagtcgcgggcatcagctagtgtaacatAATTATCTATGGGAGAGATAAAACAtctatacttagttaaaaaataagtatattacCTGTCTTGGAGTGCTGGGTTCAGAGTGCCGGAGAAGGTCCCAGAGTATATCCCTTTGCCATGATGTTTCATGGTCTCTATAACAGCTCCCGGCCCGACCTTCGCGCGCGCAGTCTCTTCCGCAGCTCTGAGATCAATCTTATTGGTCAGCACCTCCTTGGATAACTTCTTCAACTTCTGAGTCAAGTTCTTAGAAGCTTCGATAAGAGCCTTAGTGTCTACAGGTGGGGTTGGGGAAACTCTTTGAGGCTTTTTCGGAGCATCAGGAGCCTTAAAGTTAACCTGTTTAGATGTGGAAGGTGTTGCAGTCTCCATACTCTCTTCGTTCACTACAGGTGCCTTCACACTGGTCACATATGGTCCAGTCCTAGAAGTGGAAGGCTGAGGACTAGTCTCTGTTGGATTCGATGCTTTCTTCTTCTGTTTATTGACAACAGACTGAATAAAGGTCTTCTGTTTATTAAATCCAATCGGATGCTTGAATTTTGAAGTTTTATGTAGCATATACTGAAAGCGTTTGCACTTTAACGGCTCGCTTAGACTCTGGAAGGATGGCAGGGGGCCAGCGGATGACTCGTCAGTTCCGTGGCTGGTTGTGGCTAGATTTGAGATCTCTCGGTCCATCATTGATTCGTCCTGATCATCAAACAGACCCTTGTCTACCGCATTGTTGAACAGATTTTCCATTGGGTACTCATCTATGGTGCTCTCAGCCAAGAAGGAGCTCTGATCAAAGTTGTCGCTGTCGTCACTGGCGGAGCTGTCTGGGGTGTGTGAGGTGGCAGCCATGGCACTTGTGGAGGGAACTGCGTCCGTGGCCAGCGCGGCCAGTTTATTACAAGATAACAAATCtattaaactattttttactGAAGTTCTAGTGCTACCTCCTGCCCTCGGAAGTAGATACGTCGATCGGACTAGACACTAGATTAGATAAAGATTTGATGGGGGACTGCTCGTTCTCTAAGCATAAATCAGATATATCTAGCAATGTGCTGTTAGAGGTGTCCATCTCTTCCTTGTCAGAGATGCATGCAGTCTTCTCGGCATATTTCTCTTCAGCAAGTTTCTGGTAGATGCCGATACAGTTTTGTAGCATATCTATTTCCCGCTGCTGTAGAACGCTTATTTGACTCTCCTGTTTGCCGCTATCGCTACTGCTGGGTGCAGGGCTGGTCACACTGTGGGGGTTTCTGTGGAGATGTCTGTGGACTGGGTGGGTCTTTGGATTCACTCTTGTTGCGCGCTGCATTCTTGGCCTGAGTGTTTCTCAAGTGCTGTGCTATAGAGGAGGCGGTGGTGTTCAGCGTGGACAGCTGCAGCTGGATCAGCATCATGTGGTCACCCAGCCTCATCGTCAGGTTCAGTGGAGACTTGCCACTGAGGAAGTCATTTACTTGTGTGTCATTCAAAGACTCCAAGGCTTGCATCACCGAGTTTTCGGGTCTCTGACTCTGGAAAACGAGATATGTATAAAATGAACATGATATTAGTCAGCTAATGATAAACGGTTATTGATTAGCTTCAGTGTTGTGAAACACGTGATGCTGCAGTGGTGTCGACACTGCGTGACGTACTCACCAGCAGGCCCGTCTCCACGCTCGGCAGCAAGATGACTCGCGAGCCGTCGAGCAGCCGTTCTCTTCGAAGTTCCGTCCCTCAGTTGTCTGCGAACACCAACTATTGTCAATAATCGTGTCAAAGGACGCGGATGCGTCATCGCATCGACGCAACTTATTTCCGTGATACCTATGTTTAACAATAGATGCTTGGCGTCCGACGCCTCCCATACTCACCTCTCGCGATGGCAGAAGGCATATTCTGTCCTTTGACACTCTAAGTTTCTTCGAAACGAGCTTCTTCAAGTGCTCCAACTGTGTTTTTACCCGTTCAGACTGATGGAGAAATTGCCACCCGTTGTCGTTTGTATATTCAGCGTTATGTCTGTAGAATGGGGCGAGCCACACCCGTACACTTCTGTTCCAGTTGCACGCTCCATGTTTTACACATAAACTACACAATAATTTTCTTTATAACTATTTCAACAATGCACAACTTATCTAGGATTACACAGCTATTTTATTGCAGGATAGAAATAACAGGGTCACACGCTAGACCCCCAGATTTGATGTGGCCGCGGTGTGACCATCTCCGTCGCCGAtttcccgtttttttttttctttaacagCTGATGCGAAGCGATGTTCATTTTACGTTCCGTTTTATACGCTTTGTGtacaatattttgtttgtttgagaTTCTTGGGGCGCTAATCAGGTTAGTTTTAAAAGAATTAACGTCTATGTTTAACATAAGTTTGATTGAATTAAAATGTGGAAAATAATCTATCGATAAAATTACccacataatttatttttcgttACAACTTATGCgtaaataagaactaaaatgtCAAAGATTTGACGTCACACATCGTTGTGTCAATAGGGCATTGTGCGggagatttaaaaattaaaataaaagacagGACGTATTTCTAATTCAATGGGATTACCCAGCCAGGAATTAAGCATAATTATCTTATCATTATTTATCCTGGACGAATATTTATCTTAAAACGCATGGTGCTTGTTCattttctatattataatattattactaactCACTTACCTCATTGTTATTGTTGTTCGAATTAGCTGTTCTTGTGACTCCACCTGCACGACATGAACATGTAATCCTAAGGTAAGCATtcttctacaaaaaaaaaacgtaaaccTATTATTACGCATTGCACCGCTCTCGACTGCTCataagattttgatgaaattttatttCCTAAAAGTTCCAGAATACATCCGTGGAGGACAAAAATGGATTACTAAGAACGCATCACTTAAGAGCGATCAcgccatagagatagtatatggataaaaaaaatctacgtcatatgtcataagctaccatacaaatagttctatgacaacttcggaacgtattttcacggactctgatcggatgagtgcgtaaccgccgtaacggCTGACGCCCACGATGGACAAACACTGACGTAGTAAAAGGGGGACGGGATGAGGGACTTTTGTCTTCCCCCGTGGAAGTACGCAAAAGTACCTCGTTTGCGTAGGCCCCTTAGGATAGAGGGAAACTATGGGAAAGGGATTTCAATTGAAATAACATATTATAGTCCTCAACCCCTCCTTTATTAACCCAGCACCCAccaattttatataaaaaaaacaacatacaTAACATCTATCACAGCGActttttaactaggtataaaAATTATCGACACGGAAATATTTAAGTGGTGAAATCACTGAAAATCtaataaggaaaaaaataatatatgtatgtataggaGAAATTATTTTCCTTCAATATTGTTACAATAAacagaaataaatataaaacaatgatattacttatgtatgGATGTTTAGAGTTAGAACTTTCTCTATCTCtttccaaaataataatatagtaatagtcccgcaaattgctaatgcgcgtggccaccattttagtgacgtcagcactagactgaagtttcgagctgatggtatatttttacttaaatatacgtcatttcgatgttaatgagtacttattttaatggtgaaccatacttttgacatgacagttgacccatagagttaaaatggcgcgtgagaagaaAATTTGTACGGATTATAATAGTTAACTAGTGCCCACgtcaacaaaatataacaaattgataagtagatataatatttatttaacaataggtacataattatacttaataacaataaaattttcataatattttacacATAAATTGTCATAAAAGGAATCTATGATTTCTTTAAATAAGCATTATTAACTTGATTGATATGAAAAGTCATATTGTGATAAAACGTTTTATAACAAATTTTTAATAGTATTGGTgacaaatataaaattatatgacagcctagtaattttttttgtttgtttttgttaaaaagaatattagccatgttaaatgactaatattccctttacctctccaactaagcgtcaagcttgtgctaggagtaggtacgacaatagtgcaacgggcggggtttgaaccgtcgacctttcggttttcagtccactcctttaccggttgagctattgaggctctaaatttacTCCACTAGGCACTACCCTATGACCTAAGTACCATCAGGGCACACTTGCAGTTAAACaacaataaatgattttctTTACCTAGCATGTATTTTTAATGCATCAACAAAAATATCACAAACATCACTAAGAATATTGGAATATACATAAcaaaaagataaataatatgtaattatctacatattattttgtatataaGAAAAAAACTATAGTTCAAtccataaaattatataaaccaTTTCACGGACCCAACTATGACTCAATCTACAGATCAAAAAGATCAGAGTTAAAATTAGGTACATAGTTATTCGTTAATTAGGTACGTAGTTCCCTAAGAGCGataacgcactcatccgatccgagtcagtgaaaatacggatataaacaactcggaccgaactctgatattgcttacgcactaatccgatcgtTGATAGCAACCCAAGCTATTAAGTGGACTTCTTTGACATATCCACGTCAtacgtccgatttgaatccgaggcacatccgagatattctcatggatgacggagagaactcggatgacggaagtcggagctagtgcgtaagctaccaaTTACCATGCAAATAGtcctatgactacttcggaataTATGTtcatggattcggatcggatgcagtgcgtaatcgccctaaaaatatattatgaggaattttcaaaatttagttattttagagataaaaatattaactagCGTGCGAGgcacatatttaaatataataatacaaacattggatatttaaattttgtagaaaaatgtatacataatttgtatttttgacTATAGAGATTGgttctataatattttaatttagtatgTAAATTGTACTAAACAAATTGAACTAACAGTTTATTAGGTAGAAAATGTTAAAATCTGATGGGTCGGTTTTGATGATCAAATAAATTCCTAGCTTAATCTAACACAAACAAGACCCGTTTTAATATTaacgtaaaatttaattttgtgatcattttagggttccgttcccgaagggtgccaacgagaccctGTAACTAAGGCTCCATCTCCTCTAGTCTCGCCGTGCCAGCAAATTCGATACAACTcttagagtccccgcagaccacaaactttttatcggccgatagtttggtcggtttcttaatcagtatgaagatgatattattacctaaaatttaactatatattgatgtgcctccggaaaacatacagcatttatgtatgaagaagcaattatgtactcaccgcatatatgcgcgcttcatccataaacatgtatattcctatgcaataatgtagtttaccttaccggatataggggcgctagtgtctcacccagcaaggcagtgagccgctgccatcttggatgacatagcgttgtgtactttcgccgcgtgcgcgtcgaatctaaaattatatcgttaatccgtcttcctttgcaaaaaaattattttcaataagtgcaataaatgtgataatacggtgatcatgatatatattttcttattatttcgtaatattaccgtggggacattttggttggaccccacg
This genomic window from Maniola hyperantus chromosome 5, iAphHyp1.2, whole genome shotgun sequence contains:
- the stx gene encoding LOW QUALITY PROTEIN: midnolin homolog (The sequence of the model RefSeq protein was modified relative to this genomic sequence to represent the inferred CDS: inserted 4 bases in 2 codons; deleted 4 bases in 3 codons), whose protein sequence is MERATGTEVYGCGSPHSTDITLNIQTTTGGNFSISLNGKTQLEHLKKLVSKKLRVSKDRICLLHRERQLRDGTSKRTXLLDGSRVILLPSVETGLLSQRPENSVMQALESLNDTQVNDFLSGKSPLNLTMRLGDHMMLIQLQLSTLNTTASSIAQHLRNTQAKNAARNKSESKDPPSPQTSPQKPPQCDQPCTQQSDSGKQESQISVLQQREIDMLQNCIGIYQKLAEEKYAEKTACISDKEEMDTSNSTLLDISDLCLENEQSPIKSLSNLVSSPIDVSTSEGRRXSTRTSVKNSLIDLLSCNKLAALATDAVPSTSAMAATSHTPDSSASDDSDNFDQSSFLAESTIDEYPMENLFNNAVDKGLFDDQDESMMDREISNLATTSHGTDESSAGPLPSFQSLSEPLKCKRFQYMLHKTSKFKHPIGFNKQKTFIQSVVNKQKKKASNPTETSPQPSTSRTGPYVTSVKAPVVNEESMETATPSTSKQVNFKAPDAPKKPQRVSPTPPVDTKALIEASKNLTQKLKKLSKEVLTNKIDLRAAEETARAKVGPGAVIETMKHHGKGIYSGTFSGTLNPALQDRYGRPKRDISTIIHILNDLLCAAPPIAISPKEPKHSCSTNTTKEQTKCHCSQPCSYGRCDGHPSGSRQCTCLHKDSAACQCTRLDPDLCLACNGKPEEVCKKCDTAKTLALENSKTKCKLEQLRLVMQQKKQRREARKLKSLPYTTPQAISPPEKPSARQEEIETVG